In Lotus japonicus ecotype B-129 chromosome 5, LjGifu_v1.2, one genomic interval encodes:
- the LOC130719429 gene encoding uncharacterized protein LOC130719429 codes for METRSCGVGRRDFRRRGGGRHGRRGGNRDDNHVIHSEPEQEASSEGVHSVARSQPSPATEPTPGKPSDLLAKSDPGVRRWPTTPVHINPDDLKASNHVKEQEVITGITPVALKHMLDTLQNVQRQNEHLNQMRDFKRGQRLEAEDVVEFQPFVPAVTAVEIPEHLQTMTLDAYSGDSDPMEHLRYFNTKMVIGGATNDVKCRLLPSTFKGMAMQWFIKQPPFSIDSFTDLSTKFLTQCSANKTTKATIFDLNNIHQQPGEKLKTYMARFSKMVVQLEEDSLDVCVASFKNGLRARPLNLDLTRRSARDMMDLRARVQEFILIEQDDQNKKEREDWRKGAPPGTVPPEKPKAGKDVRPTFTPRQPRPGPYQNSKLGFQSNTWHRNSQGASPTQVTQPAASPNTAPLTKLNAPLSTILRAVGQTNVVQYPPPPRRPPSNDASAQEPAKVTQGDKGKGKEVVEELGDPVGECSSIAGGFGGGEISSKARKRYVAAVNSVHEAYEGACWLNHSPITFSPQDFAHVIPHDNDPIVVTIRVNNYKTKKVFLDQGSSADIIYGDAFDCLGLKESDLKPYSGTLVGFTGDRVNVRGYVEIPTAFGEGEFVKKFQVKYLVLACRANYNALLGRDTLNKLCAVISTAHLTIKYLACNRKIGILRVDQNAARECYLRSYGRKAAKESHRITEIFP; via the exons ATGGAGACTCGTTCGTGTGGTGTAGGTCGTCGTGACTTCCGCCGTAGAGGTGGGGGTCGTCACGGCCGACGCGGCGGCAATCGAGATGATAACCATGTCATACATTCTGAACCAgagcaggaggcttcctcgGAGGGTGTTCACTCGGTGGCGCGGTCACAACCGTCACCGGCGACAGAACCAACTCCGGGTAAACCTTCAGATCTGCTGGCTAAGTCAGATCCAGGTGTCCGGCGGTGGCCAACGACGCCCGTACACATAAATCCGGATGACTTAAAGGCTAGCAACCATGTGAAAGAACAAGAGGTGATAACAGGCATCACGCCAGTAGCTTTAAAGCATATGCTGGATACTTTGCAAAATGTTCAACGTCAGAATGAACATTTGAACCAAATGAGAGATTTCAAGCGTGGACAACGTCTAGAGGctgaggatgtagttgaattccaacctttCGTACCCGCCGTCACAGCGGTTGAAATACCCGAACATTTGCAAACAATGACATTGGACGCCTATTCAGGCGACTCTGATCCGATGGAGCATTTGAGGTACTTCAACACCAAAATGGTTATTGGCGGGGCGACAAATGATGTGAAATGTAGATTGTTGCCATCAACATTtaagggcatggcgatgcaaTGGTTTATTAAGCAGCCACCTTTCTCAATTGACAGTTTCACTGATTTATCTACTAAGTTCTTAACTCAATGCTCAGCCAACAAGACCACAAAAGCAACCATATTTGATCTAAACAATATACATCAACAACCGGGTGAGAAACTTAAAACATACATGGCGCGATTCAGCAAGATGGTTGTTCAACTGGAGGAGGATAGTCTAGATGTATGTGTGGCGTCCTTCAAAAACGGACTTCGGGCAAGACCTTTGAATCTTGATTTGACAAGGCGCTCGGCGCGTGATATGATGGACCTCCGAGCCAGAGTTCAAGAATTTATCTTGATAGAGCAAGATGATCAAAACAAGAAGGAGAGAGAAGATTGGAGAAAAGGTGCCCCACCAGGCACTGTTCCACCAGAAAAGCCCAAGGCGGGAAAAGACGTAAGGCCAACATTCACTCCCCGCCAACCAAGGCCCGGCCCATATCAGAATTCAAAACTGGGATTCCAAAGCAACACTTGGCACAGGAATTCCCAAGGAGCTTCCCCAACTCAGGTGACTCAGCCAGCTGCCTCACCAAATACAGCCCCACTCACCAAACTAAATGCGCCTTTGAGCACAATACTGAGGGCTGTGGGTCAGACGAATGTTGTGCAATATCCACCACCGCCTAGGCGACCACCATCTAAT GATGCTTCAGCACAAGAGCCCGCCAAGGTGACTCAGGGCGACAAAGGAAAAGGCAAGGAAGTGGTGGAAGAATTAGGCGATCCTGTGGGTGAATGTTCATCTATCGCAGGCGGATTTGGTGGCGGTGAGATCTCCAGCAAAGCCAGAAAGAGATATGTAGCGGCGGTGAACTCAGTGCACGAGGCATATGAAGGAGCATGCTGGTTGAATCACTCACCAATCACATTCTCCCCTCAGGATTTTGCTCATGTAATCCCACATGACAATGATCCGATAGTGGTAACAATCAGAGTCAACAATTACAAAACAAAGAAAGTGTTTTTGGACCAGGGATCCTCGGCTGACATTATTTATGGTGATGCATTCGATTGCCTGGGCCTAAAAGAATCAGATTTAAAACCATATTCAGGGACTTTGGTTGGATTCACCGGCGATCGTGTCAATGTGCGAGGCTATGTGGAAATCCCAACTGCTTTTGGAGAGGGGGAATTTGTCAAAAAATTCCAAGTCAAGTATTTGGTATTAGCATGTCGTGCAAATTATAACGccctcttggggcgagacactcTCAACAAGTTATGTGCTGTGATATCAACAGCCCACTTAACCATAAAGTATCTGGCGTGCAACAGGAAAATTGGAATTTTGCGTGTGGatcagaatgcagcaagggagtGCTATCTTAGGAGTTATGGAagaaaggccgccaaggagagtcatcgaattacagaaatTTTCCCATAG